CTCGCCGAAGGGGACATAGACGCGGAGCCGCTCGCCGCCGTCGATCAGGATCTTCCTCAGGTCGACGTCGACCCCGAGGAGCATCTGGAACTCGTATCTGTCGCGCCGGACCCCGTGGCGTTGGATCAGCCTCAGCGCCTCGAAGACAAGCCTCTCATCGTGGGTGGCGATGCCGACATAGCAGTCGGCCCGCAGGAGGACATCGAGGCAGGCGATGAAGCTACGGTTGATGATCTCGCGGTCCTGGTAGGCGACCGCCCGCGGCTCGACATAGATTCCCTTGCAGAGCCTGATGTTCGCTCCGCTCTTGGCCAGGCGCTCGGTGTCCTTCAGGCTCCGGCGAAGCATCGACTGGATGACGACGCCGACATTCGAGAAGCGTTCCCTCAGCCGGCGGTGGATCTCGAGCGTCTCGTCCGTGCAAGAGGAGTCCTCCATGTCCAGCCGGACGAAGATGCCCGCATCGGAGCCCCTCTGCACAACCTCCTGGATCCTCCCGAAGCATTCCTCCACCCCGAGCTTCAACCCAAGCTGCGTCAGCTTGACCGAGACGTTCGAGTCGAGCTTCTCGCGAACGATCGTCTCGAGCAGTCTCAGGTAACCGTCGCGGGCACGATCCGCCTCCTCCGTCCTGAAGATGTGCTCGCCGAGGATGTCCAGCGTGGCCATCGCGCCGCCCGCGTTGAGGCCGTTGACACACCGCACCGCGTCCTCGGTCCCCGCGCCGGCGATGTAGGGGCGGCTGAAGTGACGGACGATCGGCTTGGGCACGGCCGGCAGGACTCCCACAACCATTCGATCCAGGATCGACCCCATCGAATCGGACCTCCCCTCCCGTCCCCACCGCGAGGACCCTCGGTGATCCTAGGGCCGAACCCGCGCGAGTGTCAAAGACGTCGCCTTGTCGTCGTCCGGCAGGGCGCCTAGGATCTCAGGACAGACTCGCCCGCGCGGCAAGACGCGGGCGCACGCCGCATCCAAAGGAGAGACCATGGCTCAGATCCACGTCGAGCGCCGGGCGCGCTTCATGGCCGCGATCGAAGGGGGGGCCGCCCTCGTCGTTTCCCATCCCGAGATGATCCGCAACAATGACACCCTCCACGAGTACCGGGCCAGCTCGGATCTCTACTACCTCTCGGGCTTCGAGGAGCCGGAGGCGGCGCTCCTCTTGGTGCCGGGGCACGAGGAGCATCGCTTCGTGATGTTCGTCCGCCCACGCGATCCCGAGCGGGAAGTCTGGACGGGACGCCGCGCGGGCGTCGAGGGAGCCTCCGCCCTCTTCGGAGCGGAGGCGGCCTTCCCGATCGGAGAGCTCGATGCGACCCTTCCGAAGTACCTC
Above is a window of Candidatus Eisenbacteria bacterium DNA encoding:
- a CDS encoding proline dehydrogenase, which encodes MGSILDRMVVGVLPAVPKPIVRHFSRPYIAGAGTEDAVRCVNGLNAGGAMATLDILGEHIFRTEEADRARDGYLRLLETIVREKLDSNVSVKLTQLGLKLGVEECFGRIQEVVQRGSDAGIFVRLDMEDSSCTDETLEIHRRLRERFSNVGVVIQSMLRRSLKDTERLAKSGANIRLCKGIYVEPRAVAYQDREIINRSFIACLDVLLRADCYVGIATHDERLVFEALRLIQRHGVRRDRYEFQMLLGVDVDLRKILIDGGERLRVYVPFGE